The DNA region CAGCACCGTCAGCAAGTGAAGCAGCGCCAGCGTCAGCTTTGCCGATTCCGTCTGCAAGTGTACCTGTTCCTTCGTCAACGCTCTTTGCTCCGGTGCTCAATGCATCGGCACCAGCTGAAAGGTTTGCAGCGCCGTCCTTAAGTGAATTTGTACCTGCCTTAAGTTTCTGAACACCTGAAGTGATCCTGCTGCAGCCTTCGTTCAGTTCGTTTACACCGTTTGTATATGAAACTATACCACCGTTTACCTTTTCATAGCTTTCAGCAAGCTGATCAACGGCATTCTTTATCTTGCATATGTTTTCAGTAGTTCCTGAGAGCTTTTCGGCAAGAGCGTTTATAGCAGCATCAAACTGTTCGTAGCTTGCCTTAAGAGAAGCAGTACCTTCTGCAATTTTAGCGGCTGCTTCACTGATACCGTCTGAATAGTTAAGTGAACCTTCAATAAATGCGCTGTCACCTTTAAGAACAGTCACAATATTTTTCAGTGAAGCTATCTGTTCATTAAGTGCGGCAGCCTGTTCCTCGCAGCCTTCCACAGCGGCAAGTGCTTCGGCCTGTGAGGAAAGTGCTGCTATCTGAGATTCAAGAGTTTCGATGCATGCTGCATTTCCCGCTGCCAGAGAATCTGTATCAAGGCCGTTTTCAGCAAAACGGTTCTTCATGGCCTCTGAACCTGAAGCTGCCTTTAACTGTTCAGCTGCACTGTTAAGATCTGTAATGCCCTGCTTTATAGCAGATGAGGAATCCACAAGCACCTTAAGCTGTGAAGTATCTGCTGAAACTTCAGCAAGTCCGTCACGTAAAGCCTTGATTCCGTTGAGATATTCAGCCGATCCGTTAAGAAGTGCTTCTGTATTTGAAGTAAGTTTGATAAATCCGGCACTTAAGCTGTTAAGGCCGTTACCAAGATCTTCGACACCGCTGTCGAGTGAAACTGTTCCTTCACTGAGAGTTCTGGCTCCGCCTGAAAGTTCGGCAGCTCCGGCTGAAAGGGAAGAAGTACCTTCCTTAAGTGATGAAGCACCTTCGGAAAGGGCAGCAGTACCGTTCTTAAGTGAGGCTGCACCTTCAGAAAGAGCCGAAGTGCCTTCCTTAAGTGAACCTGCGCCGTTCTTAAGTGCACCGGTACCTTCCTTAAGTGAATCTACACCGTCTGTAAGTTCGCCGATACCTCCGTCAAGTTTTTTTCCGCCTTCTTTAAGTTTTCCTGCACCTTCGGAAAGCTTTGAAGCACCGTCATTTATCTGACCGGCAGCATCGTTAAGCTTTGCCGCGCCGTCTGAAAGTTTTCCGACGCCAGTCTTCAGATCCTTTGATTTTTCAAGAAGTGTGTCAATACCGTCATAAAGTTCAGAAGTTCCGTTTTTGAGTTTAAGGGAAGCTTCGGTAAGTTCATCGATCTTTGACTTCAGTTCATCAACGGTTGATGTCGGATCGATGCCGATTTCGTTAAAGATCTCATTTGTAACTACTGTAACTGATGTTTCAAGTGCAAAGTCGTTTACATCAGCTGAGACTTCAAAATATTCCGGTATATTGATCATGCTTGTATCAATAGCAGAATCATTTATCTGTTTTCCTGTTTCAAGGCTTTCCTTAAGGCCCGGGAAAGCACCTCCGGCGACTATACATCTGTTTCCGTCTGAAACTACTTTTCCGTTTTCTGCTTCCACATTGGTAAATCTGCTGCTGTCGAGCACAAGACCGGTAACTGCTGCAAACGGAACGGAAACGGTATATTTCTTTCCGTCAACATCTACAGTTCTCTTTTCATTATTGGTATAGTCAAAACGGATAGTAACATGTCCACTCTTTCCGGCAAGTTCGGAAGGGGTGACCTTGTTTCCGTCAAGTGTGTAAGTTACGGTAAGCTCTACAGGAAGGTCACGGTCTGTTTTTCCCTGATAGTAAATATCAGATCCTCCGGCCTGCCATGCCAGGCTGCTTCCCGTCTCTGAATATGCTTCGCTTCCCTTGACATTAACGATATCTTTAAGTTCGGAAACATCGTCAAGTATCTGCAGTGAATCAGGATTTGAGATCCAGTCGCTTACAGTAACATCTTCTGTATTACCGTCAGCAGATGCATTTACATAGACTGTTTCGCTCTTTGTAATTGTATCGCCGCTCTGTGAGGAGACTGCGGTTTTTTCAGTTTCCTGTATTTCTTCTGATTTAGCCTCTGCCGCTGAACTTTCTTCCGTTTCTCCGGTTTCATTTCTGCTTTCAGCATAAAGAACTGTAAAACCTGATGATAAAAACAAGTGCTGTTACTCCTGCGATTATTTTTGTATATTTCGATTTCATAATATATTCCTCCTTAAACGTGAGCAGCGTTTCTGCTGTCCGAAGCTTTATTTCTGTAAAGATCTTTCATACCGGCCGTAGTTGCGCATATGATCCTGTCAAGTACAATAAGCATTGAAGGAAGAACGGTAAGTACAACCAAAGTACTTATAACGGCACCTCTTGAAAGAAGAACTGTGATAGAACTGATCATATCGATATCGGAACAAAGACCTACGCCGAATGTTGCAGCAAAAAGGCTTGTACCGCTGATAATTACAGGTTTTATTGATGAACGGTGAGCTTTTCGTACAGCTTCATATTTATCATTGCCTTTCAGTCTGTATTCCTGATATTTGCTGGTCATAAGTATTGCATAATCGACTGTTGCGCCAAGCTGGATCGTTCCGATAACTATGCTTGCAACGAAAGGAAGGGGAGTATGCATGTAATACGGGAATGACATATTAATGCAGATCGCAAATTCAATAACACTGACAAGGATCACCGGTATCGAAAGTGACTTGAAAACGATCATGACAATAATGAAGATCGCTGCAATTGATACGATATTAACTATTGTGATGTCCACGTCAGTAACGTCCGCAAGATCTCTTGTGAGCGGTGCTTCACCAACTATGAGTGAATCCTTGCTGTATGATTTAAGTATCTCGTTTACTTTACCTATCTGATCATTTGCTTCAGTTGTAGCCGTTTTGTAGTTCGAGCTTATAAGTTCGAGTTCGTAGTTTTCGCTTTTGAGTTTTCCGCGTATATCTTCAGGAATTGCCGAATCAGGTACAGCCGGTCCTACTAATGAATCAAGACCGATAACCCAGTTTACACCTTCAACGTCCTTTATTTCATCCATCATCTGCTGTTTATCAGCTGCAGAAAGGCCGTTTTTAAGGAGCATCATGTAAACCGTATTCATATCAAAATCTTCCTCAAGCTTTTTGTTGGCTACCGCACTGTCAAGTGTTTCAGGAAGTGAACTGTCGATGTTATAATAGAGTTCGTTGTTCTGGTTTCCGTAAAAACAAGGAACACATAACAGAGCAAATATCATAAGCCAGACTGTTGTATGCTTTGTAATGAAGTCTGAAACTTTATCAAGTGAAGGAATGAAAGGTTTGTGAGTTGTTTTGTCGATGCCTTTTTCAAAGCAGAGTATCATAGAAGGGAGGAGAGTAACGCAGCAGATAACCCCGATAACTACACCCTTCATCATAACTATACCAATGTTTTTGCCAAGAGCGAAAGTCATAAGCATAAGAGCTGCAAATCCGGCAACTGTTGTTACCGAACTGCCTGTTACAGAACGGAACGTATCTTCAATGGCCTTTGCCATAGCCTGTTCACTCGGATATTTCTTTCTTCTTTCCATGTAGCTGTTAAGAAGGAAGATCGAATAGTCCATTGTAACGCCAAGCTGAAGTACCGCTGACAGTGCAAGAGTTACATATGAGATCTCGCCGATAATAACGTTGCTTCCGAGATTATATATTATCGCAGCACCTATACTTGAAAGAAAGAGCACCGGAACAAGGAATGAATCCATTGCCAGGCAGAGAACTATAAGTGAAAGTATAGCTGCTACTGCAATATATGAAGGCATTTCCTTAAGGTATAATGACTTGATATCTGTAACGACACCGGACATACCGCTTATGAAGCACTGTTTTCCGGTTATTTTTCTCATTTCGGTAACTGCATCCATTGTTTCATCTGATGAAGTGGTGTTATCGAAAAGAGCAACCATCATAGTGGAATCACCGTTAAAAAGAGCATCACGTATCTTAGACGGAAGCATGTTTTCAGGAACTGAGATATCAAAAATATCGTCGTACCAGATAACGCTGCTTACGTGATCAACGTTCTCGATCTTCTTTTTCAGCGTAACAACGTCTTTGTTATCCATGTTCTCCACAATGATCATGGAAAACGCGCCCGATTTGAATTCGTCAACCATAATGTCCTGACCTTTAACTGTTTCAAGTGTGTCAGGAAGATAGCTGAGTACATCGTAGTTTATTCTGGTTTTAACATACCCGAATACTGAAGGTATAAGCAGAAGTACGTAAAACAGGATTATTAATCTACGGTGCTTTGCAATAAAATTACCAAAGCTCTGCAGCATTTCAATTACCTCCGTTTTTTTGTTTTGTAATAGAGTAATTTTTATATATCTCTTTGAATTATATTATATTTCAAAACTGACCATCAGTCAATATCTTTTAGTAAGAAAAATGACCGTTGGTCAGAATATTGTCAATATTCTACATAGGCAGTGAATATTCTGGCCTTTATTTGTGCAGTATAGCCATATTGACAGTGATGTAATTATATATTATACTTATTTAAGAACAAACTATGTTCAATAGTTTACTGTCAGGCCCCATCTGACACGATTAGTACAGAATGTAACTGCAAACCGCATTCTGAATATTATACCGAAGGTGTTATTGTAATGAGCAGAGTTGACGAAAAGAAACTGCAGAAAAGAAATTCGCTTCTTCAGACTGCATTTGAGCTTTTTACAACAAAAGGCGTTGGAAATACTTCAATTTCAGACATTGCTGACCGTGCCGGTGTAGCTAAAGGGACTTTCTATCTGTATTTCAGAGATAAGATAGATATAAAAAACAAGCTTATCGGACACAAAACGGAAAAACTCTTTGAAAAGGCTGTTGAAGCTCTTGAAAAAGATCCTCAGAAAACTTTCACTGACAAGGTCATTTTCGTAGTAAACAACATAATAGATCAGCTGGTAGAAAACCAGGCACTGCTTCTGTTTATCAGCAAGAATCTCAGCTGGGGAATTTTCAAGAACCTTATAGATTCCGGCGAAAGCAGATCAGAGCAGGGAATAGCAGCAACCTACGAAAAGATCATGTCGGAAGAAGGCGACAATATTGAATCACCTGAAATAATGTTCTATATGATCTGTGAATTTGTAAGTTCCGTGTCGTATTCACCGATCCTTTACAAGGAGCCGGTACTTATCGATGAACTGAAACCGCATATATTCAGAACTATCCGCAATATAATCGCTCAGTATCAGAAAGTTCCTGACAAATGTGAGTAATACGGAATTAACCGTCAGGTAAAATAAAAGGGATGGTTAAAAAACTCTCCGAAAACAAACCCGCCTATCCGGACCCACGTATTTACGTGAGCAGGATAGGCGGGTTTGTCTGTGTTAAAGACTTTTTAATTTTCCTTTATTATTTTAGCTCGAAAGCTCCTGTATAGAGTCTGTAGTATGTTCCGCGTGCAGCGATAAGCTGTTCATGATTACCGCGTTCAATTATACGTCCCTGTTCCATAACAAGAATAAGATCAGAATTTCTGATAGTTGAAAGCCTGTGAGCAATAACAAATACCGTACGTCCCTTCATAAGGGCATCCATACCTTTCTGAACTATAACTTCCGTTCTGGTATCGATCGAACTTGTAGCTTCATCGAGGATCATTAAAGGAGGATCCGCAATTGCTGCACGAGCAATTGAGATAAGCTGTCTCTGGCCCTGTGAAAGATCAGAACCGTCGCCCTTGATAACTGTATTATATCCTTCAGGCAGCATTCTGATAAAATCATCTGCATTGGCTAGACGGGCAGCAGCGATGCATTCTTCGTCAGTGGCATCCAGCTTACCGTAACGGATATTATCCATTACAGTACCTGTGAAAAGATTTACTTCCTGAAGTACAACTCCGAGAGAGCGCCTTAAGTCATTTTTTCTGATCTTTTCAATATTGATGTCATCGTAGCGGATCTTACCGTCCTGAATATCATAGAACCTGTTTATGAGGTTCGTAATAGTTGTTTTACCTGCACCTGTAGATCCGACAAGAGCAATTTTCTGACCGGTATGAGCAGCAAGTGAAATATCATGAAGAACAGTCTTTTCAGGGACATAACCAAAATCGACATTTTCAAATATGATATTTCCCTGAAGAGGAGTATACGTAACAGATCCGTTGCTGTGTTTATGTTTCCATGCCCACATTCCGGTTCTTACTGTACTTTCAGTTAAATATCCGTTTTCTGTTTACGGCATTTACAAGCTCAACATAACCTTCATCCTGTTCAGATGGTTCATCAAGTACGCGGAATACTCTGTCTGCTCCGGCAAGCGCCATAGCTACAGCGTTTATCTGCTGTGACACCTGCGAAATATTCTGGCAGAACTGTCTTGTCATATTGAGATAAGTAATGATAACAGGTATGGTGAGAAGCTTTTCACCTTCGGTAATTGCTCTGACAGAAGGATTGATCCAGCCGTTCAGCGCAAATACACCACCGACAAAAGCTACAAGTACATAAAGAATATTACCTATATTACCCATGATAGGCATAAGAATATTGGCAAATTTATTTGCACTTCTCGCATCCTCAAAAAGCTGTTCATTCAGTCTGTCGAAATCTTTTTTTGAAATATCTTCATGACAGAAAACCTTAACTACTTTCTGCCCGTGGATCATTTCTTCAATAAAACCTTCAGTACGTCCCAGGGACATCTGCTGCTGCATAAAGAAACGTGCTGAATTTCCTCCGACAATTTTGGTTACCATAAACATTGCGCAGACACCAATTCCGACAGTAAGTGTCAGCCACAGACTGTAATAAAGCATTACACAAAGAAGTACAGTAATAGTAATAGCTGATGAAATAACATTAGGAAGTGCCTGTGAAAGAAGCTGTCTGAGAGTATCAATGTCGTTTGTGTAATAAGACATGATATCACCGTGGTTATGAGTATCAAAATACTTTATCGGAAGGCTCTGCATTTTAGCAAATACCTTTTTACGAAGTCTGTAAAGAAAGCCCTGAGTAATTACAGCAGTAAGTCTTGTCTGAAGGAAAGAACCTGCAAGACCGATAATAAAAATTACGATCATGGCAGCTAAAGTCTTTATGATCTGAGGGCGAAGTGATCTGTAAACTTCGACAAACTGGGATTTCTCAGTATAATGATTAACTGAGATAGTATTAAGTCCGTCAGTAATAATTGATGCGATCCTTTCAGTAAAGACAGAAGGCGCGGCGCCGACAAAAGATACAACAACCATGCAGATTATTACGAGGGTAAGTGCACTCCTGTATTCTTCGAAAAGCATGGAAATGAGCCTTTTAAGAGTACCCTTGTCAATTTTCGGTCTTGGTCCGCCTTTCGGGCCGCCCATTCTTCCCATACCCTGAGCTCCGCCCGGTTTTCTTCCGGGAGGCCCGCCCTGAACACCCGGCGGAGGACCTCCGGCTCTTCTGTTTTCCGGTCCTCCGGATTTACCGTTCTGAATACCGCCCGGAACTCCGGCTGGAGGTCCGCCGGCTCTTACTGGGGCAGCCTGTGATGACTGAAGCTGAACGGACGGTCTGACAGGTCTTCCGTTCTGATCGAGCTGTACAGAAGGGGAGACTGGTCTTCCGTTCTGCATCTGACGAGCCAGAGCAGCATTGATAGCAGCCTGCCTCTGCGCTGCAAAAGCAGCTGTGGGACTGGAAGCAGTATTACTCTGTACCGGTCTGCCGTACTGGTCTAACTGAACAGATGGTGAAACAGGCCTTCCGTTACGGTCAAGCTGAACAGATGGTGTAACCGGTCTTCCGTTCTGGTCAAGCTGAACTGAAGATGGCACGGGTCTTCCGTTCTGATCAAGCTGAACGGAAGGTGAAACGGGTCTTCTGTTCTGTACAGAATTAATATACGCCTGTCTCTGCGCTGCGAAAGCAGCTGTAGGGCTCTGATTCTGGGAAGGCTGTCCATTCGGACCGGTAACGGCAGTTCCTCTGTAATAATTATTATCCATTTAAACTGCCTCCTTTCACCTGTGATTCATATACTTCACGGTAGATCATACTCTTTCCGAGAAGCTCTTCATGGGTACCGAATGATTCAATTCGTCCGTTATCCATTACAATTATAAAATCACAGTCCTGAACAGAAGAGATCCTCTGAGCAATGATGATCTTTGTAGTATTAGGAATAGCAGTTCTGAAAGCCTGTTTAAGAAGGGCGTCTGTTCTGGTATCAACAGCACTGGTCGAGTCATCCAGAATAAGTACCTTAGGTCTTTTAAGGATCGCTCTTGCAATACAGAGTCTCTGTTTCTGTCCGCCTGAAACGTTAGTACCGCCCTGCTCGATATAGGTATCGTAGCGGTCTGGCATTCGTTCAATAAATTCGTCAGCCATTGCAAGCCGGCATGCAGCAATGATCTCAGTATCAGTAGCATCAGGATTTCCCCAGCGAAGGTTATCCTTGATAGTACCGGAGAAAAGCACATTTTTCTGAAGTACTACAGAAACTGCATTTCGGAGTGTCTCAAGATCATAATCCCTGACGTCATGACCGCCGACAAGAACACGACCCTTTGTTACATCATAAAGACGTGAAATAAGATTTACAAGAGTCGTTTTTGATGAACCGGTTCCGCCGATTATACCGATCGTCTGACCAGTCATTATTTTTAAATTTATGTTTTCAAGAGCATATCCTGAACTCTTTTCATAACGGAATGACACATTTTCAAATTCGACCTGACCGTTCGGAACGTTCATAACAGGTGATGAAGGATTTGTAATGTCGCTTTCCTCTCTGAGAACTTCAGCCACACGGTTGGCAGCTTCGATTGACAGAGTAACCATTACGAAGATCATTGATACCATCATAAGACTTATAAGTATCTGTATGGAGTACACAAGCATACCTGAAAGGGTACCGATCTTGATAACAGCACCGTTTTCGGAAATGATGAGCTTTGAGCAGAAGAATGATATGAATATGATAATAGTATAAATAGCAAGCTGCATGAAAGGTGTATTCAGAGCAATGAGTTTTTCAGCTCTTGTAAAGTCATCACAAACTTCCTTCGCAGCAGCATTGAATTTTTTCTTTTCATATTCTTCACGTACAAAAGATTTTACTACACGCATACCTTTAATGTTTTCCTGAACAGACTCATTGAGTTTATCATATTTTCTGAAAACACTGACAAAGATAGGACGAACAACACTGATTATTTTAAAAAGAGCAAATCCGAGAAGAGGAATCACCACAGCAAAAATCAGAGAAAGCTTACCGCCGAGTTTTACTGACATCACAAAAGCAAAAATAAGCATAAACGGACACCGTACTGCAACTCTCGTAACCATCATGTATGCCATCTGAAGGTTATTAACGTCTGTTGTCATACGAGTAACAAGGCTTGAACTTGAAAACCTGTCTACATTTTTAAATGAAAAATCCTGTATTTTATAGTATAAGTCATGTCTGAGATTCTTGGCGAATCCGCAGCCTGCTTCGGCACAGTAATTACCGGACAAAACCCCGAATAAAAGTGAAACAAAGGCCATTAAAACAAGAATAAGGCCGTATTTCACAATAGTTCCCATATCACAGCCACTTTGAATTCTATTAATAAGTGCAGCAATTTCCATAGGCAGCAGGCATTCAACGACTACTTCCAGTGAAACAAAAAATGGTGTGAGCAGCGTGGCTTTTTTGTATTCTCTGACACACCCGAGCAAGGTTTTGATCATTCAAAAGATCCTTTCTGAAATAGTAAACTGTTCTCCAATAATCTAAAAACAGCATTAAACACAGCTGACATAAACTGCGCTTAACCCGCCTTTATCAGACGAAAAACTACACTTTCGTCCCCTAAAGTCACACAGATAATATTATAACACTTTAACCGAAATATGTCAACAGCATATTTTTTTTTAAAAAATTAGTGACAAATCACTTTATATATGTTATCATATGATGTAGACTATTAAAAAATGATTGAAGGAATACCGAAACACTGTGTGTAAAGTCTTCTTGCTTTACAAATGTTTTTCATCAGGAATTCCTCAGGAAAGAGGTTAGCAAATGTCATTTATCGAGATCCTCAAAGCAGTTTTTTTTCGGAATTGTTGAAGGAATTACTGAGTGGCTGCCGGTAAGCAGTACCGGCCATCTGATCCTGCTTGATGAATTCATCAGGCTGAATGAATCAGAAGAATTCAAAAGCATGTTTGATGTCGTGATACAGCTCGGCGCTATTATGGCGGTAGTTGTACTGTACTGGAAGGAAATATTTCCTTTTTCGTTTAAAGAAAAGCCTGTGATCAAAAAGGATATTTTTGTTCTCTGGTTCAAGATACTTGCAGCATGTATTCCAGCTGCTGTTGTCGGACTTTTATGGGATGATGTTTTTGAAAAATATTTCTACAATCTTCCTTCAGTAGCTACTGCACTTATCGTTGTAGGTATTGCATTTTTATTTGTAGAAAAAAAGAACAAGGGAAAAACACCAAGAGTAAACAGTCTTTCTGATATTACATTCAGAGACGCTTTACTGATTGGAATATTCCAGCTCCTTGCTGCAGTTTTTCCTGGAACTTCACGTTCCGGATCCACAATTATGGGTGGTCTTGCAATAGGAATTTCAAGACCGGTCATAGCTGAATTTACTTTCTTTCTTGCAATTCCGGTCATGTTCGGAGCAAGTCTTCTTAAGATCGTAAAATTCGGTTTTGACTTTTCATCAGCGCAGGCTGTACTGCTCGCCGTTGCCATGATCGTCGCTTTTCTCGTATCAGTAATCGTAATTAAATTTCTTATGGGATACATCAAAAAGCACGATTTCAAAGTATTCGGTTGGTACAGAATCGCGCTTGGCGTTATAGTACTTCTTTATTTTGTATTCAGAAATCTCTGATCAATTAAATAATCTCTGTAAATCCGGTCTGTCTGAATAGATGTC from Ruminococcus sp. HUN007 includes:
- a CDS encoding ABC transporter ATP-binding protein, encoding MIKTLLGCVREYKKATLLTPFFVSLEVVVECLLPMEIAALINRIQSGCDMGTIVKYGLILVLMAFVSLLFGVLSGNYCAEAGCGFAKNLRHDLYYKIQDFSFKNVDRFSSSSLVTRMTTDVNNLQMAYMMVTRVAVRCPFMLIFAFVMSVKLGGKLSLIFAVVIPLLGFALFKIISVVRPIFVSVFRKYDKLNESVQENIKGMRVVKSFVREEYEKKKFNAAAKEVCDDFTRAEKLIALNTPFMQLAIYTIIIFISFFCSKLIISENGAVIKIGTLSGMLVYSIQILISLMMVSMIFVMVTLSIEAANRVAEVLREESDITNPSSPVMNVPNGQVEFENVSFRYEKSSGYALENINLKIMTGQTIGIIGGTGSSKTTLVNLISRLYDVTKGRVLVGGHDVRDYDLETLRNAVSVVLQKNVLFSGTIKDNLRWGNPDATDTEIIAACRLAMADEFIERMPDRYDTYIEQGGTNVSGGQKQRLCIARAILKRPKVLILDDSTSAVDTRTDALLKQAFRTAIPNTTKIIIAQRISSVQDCDFIIVMDNGRIESFGTHEELLGKSMIYREVYESQVKGGSLNG
- a CDS encoding TetR/AcrR family transcriptional regulator yields the protein MSRVDEKKLQKRNSLLQTAFELFTTKGVGNTSISDIADRAGVAKGTFYLYFRDKIDIKNKLIGHKTEKLFEKAVEALEKDPQKTFTDKVIFVVNNIIDQLVENQALLLFISKNLSWGIFKNLIDSGESRSEQGIAATYEKIMSEEGDNIESPEIMFYMICEFVSSVSYSPILYKEPVLIDELKPHIFRTIRNIIAQYQKVPDKCE
- a CDS encoding MMPL family transporter; amino-acid sequence: MLQSFGNFIAKHRRLIILFYVLLLIPSVFGYVKTRINYDVLSYLPDTLETVKGQDIMVDEFKSGAFSMIIVENMDNKDVVTLKKKIENVDHVSSVIWYDDIFDISVPENMLPSKIRDALFNGDSTMMVALFDNTTSSDETMDAVTEMRKITGKQCFISGMSGVVTDIKSLYLKEMPSYIAVAAILSLIVLCLAMDSFLVPVLFLSSIGAAIIYNLGSNVIIGEISYVTLALSAVLQLGVTMDYSIFLLNSYMERRKKYPSEQAMAKAIEDTFRSVTGSSVTTVAGFAALMLMTFALGKNIGIVMMKGVVIGVICCVTLLPSMILCFEKGIDKTTHKPFIPSLDKVSDFITKHTTVWLMIFALLCVPCFYGNQNNELYYNIDSSLPETLDSAVANKKLEEDFDMNTVYMMLLKNGLSAADKQQMMDEIKDVEGVNWVIGLDSLVGPAVPDSAIPEDIRGKLKSENYELELISSNYKTATTEANDQIGKVNEILKSYSKDSLIVGEAPLTRDLADVTDVDITIVNIVSIAAIFIIVMIVFKSLSIPVILVSVIEFAICINMSFPYYMHTPLPFVASIVIGTIQLGATVDYAILMTSKYQEYRLKGNDKYEAVRKAHRSSIKPVIISGTSLFAATFGVGLCSDIDMISSITVLLSRGAVISTLVVLTVLPSMLIVLDRIICATTAGMKDLYRNKASDSRNAAHV